AGGTTATAATCTTAAGCCCTAACCTTTAGAGGGATGGAAAAGTTCTAAAGAGTTTGTTGAAGGATGAAAATAGAAAGaggataaataattcatttagaATTCAAAGAAGAAGATCAAGGATCTcacgattaaaaaaaaaaaaagagctaATTTAGAATATTGAATTTGAATGTTACAgctttattttacaattttattgtttttcaattaataataacataattaaaataaataataatggaattttattttcaaaaatgtttttaaaattgatatgaCAGTCCACGTCATATAAAATACACACGTTAGATCCTACATGGCACTTCTGTGTTAGTTCCGTCATCGTCAACTTGGTGGTAGGGCCGTCATTGTCAATAGgattttatatgaaattaaatattttaatcaaactcaacaacacagtaattaaaataataattaaattaatctatcaaataataaaaatatgataaaattgtgAACCTCTCAAtgttatgttattataaatgcaATTATATTTGTAAGgttaagaaaaagtaaaaagattATTATCAAAAGATTattatcaaaaatataaaatatttttagatattttgtgTAACTTTGAACGAAAGTAAACAATTGTATTATTAAGTAGTTGACTTAAAGTTTCTCACATTGTAAAATGGAAACATAaactttaaattgtttaatatttttctttttaatagaaatttgtATACTTGACAACTAAAATAAATGGAGACTTTTGTGATATATCAATGTAATGatcaaatgtaaaaaaaaatgtgaaaataattttatttaaaagatgtgactaaataaataataacaaataatggTATAATTAGTGggagaaataaataagtaaataagatataaaaatttataaatttgccATCAATTTGGGAGGCTTAACAACATTAGATAcgaaattttagttttttatttatttaacaaaaacatgtagtttgttGTAAGTGGAGTAGTTTAAGcgaatatatattaaaaagaaaagaaggacCGACAATATCTTTTACAAAGATTtgactaaatatataataacaaataataatgcATTTTGAGAGAGAAAAATTTCATGTAGAGACGTAACaacttttaagttttaattttttaacaaaaataggtggctaaataaataacaaataataataatataatgcAATGGGAGAAATACATGGATAGTTTTATTATAATGGGAGTAGTttgaacaataaaataattttttgatgtgattaaataaataataatacaattaataggataattaaatagataaagtgtagaaataaatttacaaattaaatgatatattaaaaaaaaaagataagaagtgattttttttatgtgactaaataaataataacaaataataatgcATTGGGAGAACGAAAAATTCGATGTAGAGACTttacaacttttaaattttgatattttaataaaaatatgtggctaaataataataataataataataataaaattaatgagaGGAATACGTTGATAGTTTGATTGTAATGAATTAgtgtgataaataaataattaaagtataaaaaaagaaatcatgaattagagagaaaaaatgTAGGACTTAAAGATTTctaaattttggttttttaacaaaaacacgtggctataataataataataataataataataataataataataataataataataataataataataataataataNNNNNNNNNNNNNNNNNNNNNNNNNNNNNNNNNNNNNNNNNNNNNNNNNNNNNNNNNNNNNNNNNNNNNNNNNNNNNNNNNNNNNNNNNNNNNNNNNNNNNNNNNNNNNNNNNNNNNNNNNNNNNNNNNNNNNNNNNNNNNNNNNNNNNNNNNNNNNNNNNNNNNNNNNNNNNNNNNNNNNNNNNNNNNNNNNNNNNNNNNNNNNNNNNNNNNNNNNNNNNNNNNNNNNNNNNNNNNNNNNNNNNNNNNNNNNNNNNNNNtaataataataataataataataataataataataataataataataataataataataatataattagtgGAAAGAATACATTGGTAGTTTTTGTTGTAATGGAtcaaataaatagataaaataaaatctttttataaaatagcCACTTATTGAAGAGGAAAATTTTAAAgacttaataatttttatatataatataataatagggATTAAAGTTAaaagttattgattttaatattaataataattgaaattaatatcattaatattTGTAAAAGCATGGGGATGTAGCTCAAATGGTAGAGCGCTCGCTTTGCATGCGAGAGGCACGGGGTTCGATCCCCCGCATCTCCAAATTGTCATCAaacatttttctataaaaaataaaagaattaaattttttaagataaaacaTGAAGATAAGAAAAGACAATAAGGAGTGTTATGGCGGCAATCATTGTCTACTACAAAAGTCGCACGCAATAAGAGACAAATACCAAAGCTAGGTTCTTTGCACCAATTAATTTAAGAAGCCTAATGTTAGTTAAGAAAGTTACGAGATAGAATGTGCAATACACCATAAACAGCGACCCAACACCGTTTTGTCCTCCAAGAATAGTAGATTTGCTCTGTTTCTTACAAGATTATTGTGTCTTTCTGTAGTAAGGTGATGTATATCGCCATTAACATCAAGGCATTATTAACTACTAAATCCATTTTCTAGttatttgttttctcttttgGAATAACCACATTGTTAGGAGACATTAGGATTGGAAATTGAATTTTTGTGCTTTCAGCTATCTAACATTGATACTTtagattataaatatattaattatttttattttctaaagttatttattaataatataaacgcAATATCAAGTTCAGTGTTAGTGTTAGTCTTTTTGGTTCATTGTATCTTCTTATTTGTTGGAGAAGTTTTCTCAAACATGTAATAGTAAATGATAAAAACTTTTCCACGCGTCGCAATTACATATGTCTTGTAAATTTCAAAACTAAGAAAACACCATTGATTTAGTACATTGTCTTTCTTATGTTGAGAGGGATTGTTTGGGCATCTCGAGATAAAACAAGCCAAGTATACATAGTAATGATTCAATAACAAATATCTTGTTCAGGAAATTGTCACACATAACACATTTGTAGCATAGAAGTTGATTCGGTCCAATCTAAGCATATTGGGCTAATTTCACCTAGAGATACTGTAAAGAGATAAGAGGCCCAAATCAATGATTGTATTCTCCCATGAAAAGGGGTTTTCTACCACGCACCCCCCATTTTTATCTCCCATccctccaatttttttaaagactattttactcttatttaatttgtataaaattatgaaaaaaaatttcatttcagtCTTCCACCCCAACTTTCGAATGTTTTGTAAaattggaaactttcgaaatgtaattatgcagaaaaaattactaatttcaaaactttggaagaataccaaactttcgaaatgaaatattccagaaatttcgaaactttggatgaatatgaaattttcGAAGTGTATTTTTTCCAGAAAACTTCGAAAATATCAAACATTTGAAGTAAttccatttcgaaaatttcagaagtttcgaaactttcattttttttttaaaataactgaaacttccgaaattaaatatcaaatttattattactattaatttattaccataaatttattattatttattactatttattactaataaaaatgtatttcgaaactttccattaatactaaattttcgaaactcaaCATATATAGAAAGTTTTGCAAAAttttgcatttcgaaacttttataTTCTTCGAAAGTTTttgtatttcgaaactttcttgttcaacgcaactttcgaaagtttcattatttatggaaaaaatatacttcgaaagtttcatcattcgaaactttcatattttcgacctctatttcgaaactttcatttCTTCGAGCAtcaaccatttcgaaactttctaattccacgaaactttcgaaagtttctatgtttctaaactttcaaactttcgagacttacatttcgaaactttcaacaTGATACAAACTTCTGGGGTTTCATACATTtcgaatatttgaaatattcgaaTTTTTACTTACTTTTGAGATTGGGAAGTTTCAAATGTTCGAGGGGTGTGTAGGATCAGATTCATATATTACAAACTTTCGAAGAAATTGGGTAAAAAAGAAAAGTCaaattttttttgagttttaatagatgaaattgaggataaAATAGTCTTTTACACATAATTGAGGAGGTGGGAGGTAAAAATGGGGGGTGCGTGGTACAAAACCCCATGAAAGGAGATTAAAAATGTGCTAACTGTAATTGGAGATTTGCCCCCTTAGTTAGTTTGGAACTTTAGAGGCGCTACCTACACCACCATATATTTTCTAGCTACACCCCTCTTCATGAACTATCATGTCTAATCAGCAACCCTTCGAATCTTCACCAACATTTACCCTTTAATTTTAACGaataaatatagatattaatttaagattcataaataaattttgtggatacatttgatttatatttcaaCTTATTGAATCAAAGTCAAACGAATATATGagtaatcaatataaaattttgaaactcatttatttatttatcgactctaaccctaacaattAGGAATAAACAAGAGACAAAGAGTTCCTAATTGAGTTTCTTGATTGTTACAAACATTATGCTATCAACAAATCCAAACATTaccctaaaaataaaatgtttatgcatAGTCATTGTACATAATTTTTATCTCACACCACCTCTAATTTTTATCAAAgtaaatttaattatcattttaacaatagtaattttatgaaaatttatttatattcaagtTATCATTtttaacattatatatatagggtgataaatatgttttttttttttaactttaaaatatgttttttttataatgtctatttatttatataactttaaatatataaaatgatcaaaaaaaaaaaaattgacaaaataatttatcattataaatatatttattattaatataaattatatttatcattattatttgatcatttaaaataaaagtcttgtttttattttgtttgatgatTTGGTACATATAAGCATAATTTTAGTATTCTCACACAAATGCAAGCTTGTTCTAGTGGGTGGTCTCTTGTTACATCTTGTGAACCTCGGTTTGATCCCAAGGATGCCAATTTTGGATTTCTTTGCAAACTTTAAATGTGAGATTCAAAGTGCAtttaaattgtttcaaaattaaaaaaagaatgataaatTGAAAGTTTGTGATTCAGTATATTCATGTCTCTCTTTTAATATAGGTATATTTATCACATTGTTTCTCTATAAATCACCCTCATTTCTAAATATACAGGGATGAAATTGGTGCATTGTCACGGACGAGGCGGCTGAATGTAGTGAAGTGCCAAACATTAATTTTTCCATtcaccaaaataaaaaagaaagtatTTAATTTCTTATGTGTTAAGACAAACACACGAGATACTATATactgaaaaaagaaaaaaaatctgagATCCATTAGTTGTTACTTGAGACTTGTGAGAGAACAGTACACACTCGTGAACTAGAGAACAACACATGCTAGCCagattaaaatctaaatttaagAATTAATGGTCCTTTTTCCATAGCcaaaaataagatttaagaAATTTTCGTTTCGGTCCCCACACTTACATCTATTTGTGATATATGatatgattataatttttattttaatttatagagatacaaccatatatataatatttacaatttaaaaagtATGGTTATTCTTAATGACATAGTTGAAGTGTGTATTCTAGAAtctttttgataaataatatatatagagaTATAAGTATgactgaaaaaaaaatattatgtacaatttttttaacgAGTATGTATgaataattgtattttaataGCAGATGTCGGGTGTCATTTAAATAGAtataaatgcaatttttttaattaatttttaataattttttttataagttgagGTAAAGTCCCCTTAAATAGTTTTACCAACTTAGTCGTGCCTTTAGTTTCTAAAATCGTCCatcttttagaaattaaaattttctttggaggagtaattacttttttattaaccCGAACAATTGTTATAAGTGGGTTGCCATCTTTAGCCCATGTATCAATCCTTTTGGCCATGGCTTTGTTTTTGGATTGAACtagacctaaattttaattctaaaataGTATCACATCGTTCTAACaccacaaatttattttattaagtggAGTTTGTGAAAAATGTGGAGAGATAATTTTTCATTAGATACCGCAATTATTTACTCcacaaactatttttttttaatacaacacaatctatttaatttgatgttaaaattataaaacactcTCAATATGTTATGAGCGAAAAGTctacaatataatattatattttatataaatgtcttaagttgaattcaaatttaaaaccTCACAATTGCAGTTATAtctgaatttttttatcattacatctataaaaaaaaatattaccgTGTCATACAATAGAAAAAAATAGACTAATAAACTTgacaaatattttgtaattacaACAAGTcacttataattttattaataagtgAACGACTAACTTAACACACtctttttgtaaaaaagaaaaatttaaagagataaactatttattttttttaaattcaatagaCCTTACAACTACAACAAAATACAAAGAGTGATATTTCTCCATTCCATCTCTCTTACTCTTGGTCTTCTCTGTATAATTAACAGATATCAAGAGAATAAAGAGATGCCGAGAGAAATACTGAGAGAGAGATCTTAATGAAGAACTAAATTTGGGTTTTTACTCAAAATCAGAGTTGTTAATCAATATAAATGGTTCACGGACGATAGAAGTGCTAAATTCTATTTGCTTGTACTATAATGCAATGCAACCACCAAAGGCCAACATCCCTTTTTTAATTCcattattttattcataattCTTAAATCTATGAATTGTGGCTGTAATACTATTACAGatatttttgtagtttttaAAACATGATTTTGATATTAGTCTCTCTTTATCAACCAACAACGTTATACTCAAACGCATGGAAACAATAATTGTTCCATTCCACCAAAACCTTTTCACTTCAACAACTTCACTCCTTTTCAACCCTTAAACAGAATCTCCTCCATGGAACACCATCCATCACCACTTCCACCAAAAACATACAAACTAACAGCAACTTCAATCTCTTACACCAAAAACTTACAAACAAACAACACCATCATTGCACCATTCCTCATCTTCAAACACTGTACACCAACTCCACCAACCTATATCCTCAAAGATGTTTCCCTCACTGCTTACCCTTCTGAAATCTTAGCCATTGTTGGTCCAAGTGGTGCAGGAAAATCAACCCTTTTAGACATTCTTTCAGCTAGAAGATTACCTTTAAGTGGAACACTTTCCCTTAACTCTTCACCTATAACAAACCCTTCAACATTCAGAAAACTCTCTGCTTATGTTCCTCAACATGATGCATGTCTACCTATGCTAACTGTTTCTGAAACTTTTGCTTTCTCTGCAAGTCTTCTTAAGCCTAAGAAAACAACTGATATAGCTTCCATTGTCTCTTCTCTTCTGAATGAACTAAGATTGACCCATTTGGCTAACACAAGGCTTGGTAATGGTTTATCAGGTGGAGAGCGTAGAAGGGTCTCTATTGGACTAAGTCTTCTTCATGATCCTGCTGTTTTGCTACTTGATGAACCAACTTCTGGTCTTGACAGTTCATCTGCTTTCAAAGTCATGCAAACTCTCAAATCATCTTGTGTTTCATATAACAGGACAATTGTTCTTTCTATTCATCAACCTAGCTTCAAGATTCTGTCTTGTATTGATAGAATTTTGTTGCTTTCAAAAGGGACTGTTGTTCATCATGGAAGCCTTGCTTCACTTCAAGCATTTTTGCACTCAAAAGGGTTCTCTGTCCCTCATCAGCTTAATGCTTTGGAATATGCTATggaaatattaaaccaattgaATGAGCTTAAACCAATGATTACTCTTCCTACTCCACCTGAATCACCTGAAAGTAGTTCTAAATCTACTATAGGTTGTTCTGTATCTGACAATATTATTGGAACTAAAAGTAAAACAAGCAGAGAAATCAGGTACAAAAGTTCAAGGACTCATGAAATTTCTACACTTTTTAGAAGGTTTTGGAAGATTATTTACAGAACAAGACAACTTCTTTTAACAAACACAGCTGAAGCACTTGTAGTAGGACTTGTTTTAGGAACAATATACATCAACATTGGTTTTGACAAAGAAGGGATTCAGAAAAGGTTTGGTCTTTTTGCATTCACTCTTACATTCCTACTATCTTCCACAACTGAAACACTTCCAATCTTTATCAATGAAAGACCAATCTTGTTAAGAGAAACTTCAAGTGGTGTTTATAGGCTATCATCTTATCTCATAGCAAACACACTTGTTTTCTTGCCATATTTGCTAGTAGTTGCTGTTATTTACTCTATACCAGTTTATTTCTTGGTTGGTCTTTGTTCTTCTTGGTTTTCTTTTGCTTATTTTGTTTTGGTCATTTGGGTCATTGTTCTTATGGCAAACTCATTTGTTCTGTTCTTAAGTTCTTTAGCACCAAACTACATTGCTGGCACTTCACTCTTGACAGTGCTACTTGCAGCATTTTTTCTCTTCTCTGGCTATTTTATCTCCAAGGATTGTTTACCAAAATATTGGCTCTTCATGCACTTCTTTTCCATGTACAAATATGCTCTTGATGCACTTCTTATCAATGAGTATTCTTGCTTAGTTACAAAGTGTTTGATTTGGGTTCAAGAGAATCAAGAGTGCATGATCACTGGTGGTGATGTGTTGCAAAAGAGAGGGCTCCATGAAGGACAAAGATGGACCAATGTCTACTTCTTGATAGGATTCTTTCTGTTTTATCGTGTTCTTTGCTTCTTGGTTTTAATTAGAAGGGTTTCAAGATCCAAAACTTGAAGGCCTAGAAGTGAAAATGTGGTAAGCATATATATAagatttttcttcaattatgaTCTTTCATTTTGTAtgaactgtttttttttttttttgtgttatatcattttatttttatgaagtatatagataataataatCTGAAATACATGCAGCCACAAAGAAAGTATATGATGAAGTTGACtctttcttcatcttctttcgTTGTAATGTTAACTCTCACTCTTTATTTGGATGTATGTTTTTTTGGATGATTTTGTATTATCATGTTCATGTGATATTTCATTTTCATGAGATACAGTCATACAAGTGGATAGGCAGTACTTAAGATTACGACTTCTCATATTTTATCACTATATGAATCTATGAAATATAATAGGCAtgcattatattgaaatttttattcttGTATACTCTTCTGATGTATTTTGAAAAGCAACACCTTGCTTAATGCTCATTAACTTGTGAACATATGAACTaacaaatctaataaaaatgCTAATTAAAAAGTGacaattgttatattaatttagagTTTAAAGTTAGTGCACCGTCGACActagaataataaattttactgTCGATAATCATAACTATTCAATTCGTctcataatattaaattatttttaatcaaaggTAGATATTTAATACTTTGTGGACTTGGTGTGATGTTATTGATTGTTAGTGTAATATcgcattatataaaaataaatatattgcaTGTAGTTACTCACTCTCATAATGAGTGTGACTTTAAGCTCTCAAAATGAATattgcaattttaattatttttttctaattcaTCAATAGTTAAGATTGATaggttgataatttttttttctttataattattgtatttcttaatttatgtataaaaatCTTAAACGGTGTTGATGACGATTATTCTCACAAAGACACGtaaagtaatatttaaataaagtaaacatattttataaattaaatatatataaaaatataagcaAC
The genomic region above belongs to Cicer arietinum cultivar CDC Frontier isolate Library 1 chromosome 4, Cicar.CDCFrontier_v2.0, whole genome shotgun sequence and contains:
- the LOC101508030 gene encoding ABC transporter G family member 4 — translated: MEHHPSPLPPKTYKLTATSISYTKNLQTNNTIIAPFLIFKHCTPTPPTYILKDVSLTAYPSEILAIVGPSGAGKSTLLDILSARRLPLSGTLSLNSSPITNPSTFRKLSAYVPQHDACLPMLTVSETFAFSASLLKPKKTTDIASIVSSLLNELRLTHLANTRLGNGLSGGERRRVSIGLSLLHDPAVLLLDEPTSGLDSSSAFKVMQTLKSSCVSYNRTIVLSIHQPSFKILSCIDRILLLSKGTVVHHGSLASLQAFLHSKGFSVPHQLNALEYAMEILNQLNELKPMITLPTPPESPESSSKSTIGCSVSDNIIGTKSKTSREIRYKSSRTHEISTLFRRFWKIIYRTRQLLLTNTAEALVVGLVLGTIYINIGFDKEGIQKRFGLFAFTLTFLLSSTTETLPIFINERPILLRETSSGVYRLSSYLIANTLVFLPYLLVVAVIYSIPVYFLVGLCSSWFSFAYFVLVIWVIVLMANSFVLFLSSLAPNYIAGTSLLTVLLAAFFLFSGYFISKDCLPKYWLFMHFFSMYKYALDALLINEYSCLVTKCLIWVQENQECMITGGDVLQKRGLHEGQRWTNVYFLIGFFLFYRVLCFLVLIRRVSRSKT